A genomic stretch from Arachis stenosperma cultivar V10309 chromosome 3, arast.V10309.gnm1.PFL2, whole genome shotgun sequence includes:
- the LOC130970167 gene encoding eukaryotic translation initiation factor 3 subunit E, with product MATYDLTPRIAPNLDRHLVFPLLEFLQERQLYNDGDILKAKIELLNNTNMVDYAMDIHKSLYHTEDVPQDMVERRAEVVARLKSLEEAAAPLVAFLQNPSAVQELRADKQYNLQMLNDRYQIGPAQIEALYQYAKFQFECGNYSGAADYLYQYRALCTNSERSLSALWGKLAAEILMQNWDIALEELNRLKEIIDSKSFASPMNQVQSRIWLMHWSLFIFFNHDNGRTQIIDLFNQDKYLNAIQTSAPHLLRYLATAFIVNKRRRPQFKDFIKVIQQEQNSYKDPITEFLACVYVNYDFDGAQKKMRECEEVILNDPFLGKRVEESNFSTVPLRDEFLENARLFIFETYCRIHQRIDMAVLAEKLNLNYEEAERWIVNLIRSSKLDAKIDSQTGTVIMEPNHPNVYEQLIDHTKALNGRTYKLVSQLLEHSQAQAAR from the exons ATGGCGACCTACGATCTCACGCCTCGGATCGCTCCGAACCTTGACAGGCACCTTGTGTTCCCTCTTCTGGAGTTCCTCCAGGAGCGCCAGCTTTACAACGATGGCGACATCCTCAAGGCCAAGATCGAGCTCCTCAATAACACTAACATGGTTGACTATGCCATGGACATCCACAAGAGCCTCTACCACACTGAAGACGTTCCTCAgg ATATGGTGGAGAGGAGGGCGGAAGTTGTGGCGAGGCTGAAGTCGCTGGAGGAAGCAGCTGCGCCGCTGGTGGCATTCCTTCAGAATCCGTCCGCTGTGCAGGAGTTGAGGGCTGACAAGCAGTATAACCTTCAGATGCTCAATGACAGATACCAG ATTGGTCCTGCACAAATAGAGGCATTATATCAATATGCCAAATTTCAATTTGAGTGTGGAAACTACTCTGGTGCCGCTGATTATCTTTATCAGTATAGGGCTTTGTGCACAAATAGTGAAAGAAGTCTGAGTGCATTGTGGGGAAAGCTTGCAGCTGAAATACTGATGCAAAACTGGGACATTGCACTTGAAGAGCTGAATCGTTTGAAGGAAATCATTGACTCAAAG AGTTTTGCATCACCTATGAATCAGGTGCAAAGCAGAATATGGTTGATGCATTGGAGTCTGTTCATATTTTTCAACCATGACAATGGAAGAACACAGATAATTGATCTGTTTAATCAGGACAA GTATCTAAATGCAATCCAAACTAGTGCTCCACACCTTTTACGATACTTGGCCACAGCATTCATTGTCAACAAGCGCAGGAGGCCTCAATTCAAAGATTTCATAAAAGTTATTCAACAGGAACAGAATTCGTATAAAGACCCGATCACTGAGTTTTTGGCTTGTGTTTATGTCAACTACGACTTTGATGGGGCACAAAAGAAGATGCGGGAGTGTGAAGAA GTGATTCTCAATGATCCATTCCTTGGTAAACGAGTTGAAGAAAGCAACTTTTCTACTGTACCATTGAGGGATGAGTTCCTTGAAAATGCTAGGCTATTCATCTTTGAGACATACTGCAGAATACACCAACGCATTGACATGGC AGTTCTTGCTGAGAAGTTAAATCTGAATTATGAGGAAGCCGAGAGATGGATTGTGAATCTCATCCGTAGCTCAAAGCTCGATGCCAAAATAGACTCTCAAACAGGAACAGTTATCATGGAACCCAATCATCCCAATGT GTATGAGCAGCTGATTGACCATACCAAGGCTCTTAACGGGCGTACCTACAAGTTAGTTAGTCAACTTTTGGAACATTCGCAGGCGCAGGCAGCTCGTTAA